Proteins encoded in a region of the Sulfurimonas marina genome:
- a CDS encoding NifX-associated nitrogen fixation protein has product MENIFIDTLIGQVRALDQFGTWANREDEEILKEKYVKSKEELKNIPVIADIDEMQIQDIRLIYQSVALAFEKETGVMCSVVMEMSHEGFGRAVVIADKIVIVNKFFKDAHRFSFRTYEKLVEEGEKMVQDAIKIYNEYKK; this is encoded by the coding sequence ATGGAAAATATTTTTATAGATACTTTAATAGGACAAGTAAGAGCGCTTGATCAGTTTGGAACATGGGCAAACCGTGAAGACGAAGAGATCCTCAAAGAGAAGTATGTAAAGAGCAAAGAGGAACTCAAAAATATTCCAGTAATTGCAGATATCGATGAGATGCAGATTCAAGATATCCGTTTGATCTATCAATCTGTAGCACTCGCTTTCGAAAAAGAGACAGGTGTTATGTGCTCTGTTGTTATGGAGATGAGTCATGAAGGTTTCGGTCGTGCAGTTGTAATTGCAGACAAGATCGTAATCGTAAATAAGTTTTTTAAAGATGCTCACCGTTTCTCTTTTAGAACATACGAGAAGCTTGTTGAAGAGGGTGAGAAGATGGTTCAAGATGCAATAAAAATTTATAACGAATATAAAAAGTAG
- a CDS encoding flavodoxin domain-containing protein has translation MAKYGIFVGTAGGTSMKVADVLAEEFGIDEDDIINMEEDFDDVEEQLLEYDVLFLGSSTWGQGDLHFSWVDPILEIEDDGIDFSGKTVAFFGAGDCKKHGEHFCSALGKLHQTFTNAGAKAIGAIAKDDYKYEFSLAEIDGKFCGLGIDEHNESEKTPERIEQWVGLLKSELGE, from the coding sequence ATGGCTAAATATGGGATTTTTGTAGGTACTGCAGGTGGAACTAGTATGAAAGTAGCAGACGTATTGGCAGAGGAGTTCGGTATTGATGAGGATGATATCATCAATATGGAAGAGGACTTTGATGATGTAGAGGAGCAACTTCTAGAATATGATGTGCTGTTTTTAGGAAGTTCAACATGGGGTCAGGGTGATCTTCACTTCTCTTGGGTAGACCCAATTTTAGAGATTGAAGATGATGGCATAGATTTTAGCGGTAAAACAGTTGCCTTCTTTGGTGCGGGTGATTGTAAAAAACACGGTGAGCACTTTTGTTCAGCCTTAGGAAAACTTCACCAAACATTTACAAATGCAGGAGCAAAAGCTATCGGTGCTATTGCTAAAGATGATTATAAGTATGAATTTTCTCTTGCAGAGATAGATGGAAAATTTTGTGGTCTGGGAATTGATGAGCACAATGAAAGTGAAAAAACTCCAGAAAGGATAGAGCAATGGGTTGGCTTATTAAAATCAGAACTAGGAGAATAA
- a CDS encoding P-II family nitrogen regulator: MYLVTAVINKTNLKNVLEDLFAKHFEGITVSDVIGKGSFGLKEADNGVADLVEKVKLEMVVSTAENKERAMECVRSNAHDLGRGAGKMWWIEVGGVERIRTGERDQDALTTQIDKKIANVTHIATTHIDTPCS; the protein is encoded by the coding sequence ATGTATTTGGTTACAGCGGTAATAAACAAAACAAATTTAAAAAACGTACTAGAAGATCTTTTTGCAAAACATTTTGAAGGGATAACAGTTAGCGATGTTATCGGAAAGGGTTCTTTTGGTCTAAAAGAAGCTGATAACGGTGTAGCAGATCTCGTTGAAAAAGTGAAACTGGAGATGGTAGTTTCTACAGCTGAAAATAAAGAGCGTGCTATGGAATGTGTCCGCTCAAATGCACATGACCTAGGTCGAGGTGCCGGAAAAATGTGGTGGATTGAAGTTGGCGGTGTTGAGCGTATTAGAACGGGTGAAAGAGATCAGGATGCCTTAACAACGCAAATAGATAAGAAAATTGCTAACGTTACTCACATAGCAACAACACATATTGATACTCCATGTAGTTAA
- a CDS encoding nitrogenase-stabilizing/protective protein NifW — MNTIEKSLDEFYELTDAEDYFDFFDLEYDARLVNVKRFHILKEYGTLIKTGMQNLGDQEERLLDFLKYSLLKVYGEFANGYAPSAADVWDMFKDGKLSGCMSCTPQAGNSCGC; from the coding sequence ATGAATACTATAGAAAAGTCATTAGATGAGTTCTATGAACTAACTGATGCAGAAGATTATTTCGATTTTTTTGATTTAGAATACGATGCACGCTTGGTCAATGTAAAGCGCTTTCACATTTTAAAAGAGTATGGAACTTTGATCAAAACAGGTATGCAAAACCTGGGTGATCAAGAGGAACGTCTTTTAGACTTTTTGAAGTATTCTCTTTTGAAAGTGTACGGTGAATTTGCAAACGGTTATGCTCCGAGTGCAGCAGATGTTTGGGATATGTTTAAAGATGGAAAATTAAGTGGTTGTATGAGTTGTACACCACAGGCAGGAAATAGTTGTGGCTGCTAA
- a CDS encoding nitrogen fixation protein NifZ, which yields MAANFTFDPDVTLYDSVTADRSGRDADEPKYKVGQKVRLVEDIVNDGTYPHAKIGTLMMPKGSIGYIKTMGDFLQVIRVYEVHFFGSDMEVEIVGCREHELESMEDDYVDEETLEREAFEAHRKKMAKLREEK from the coding sequence GTGGCTGCTAATTTTACATTTGACCCGGACGTTACTCTGTACGATAGTGTTACTGCAGATAGATCAGGGCGTGACGCTGATGAACCAAAGTATAAAGTGGGACAAAAAGTACGACTCGTTGAAGATATTGTGAATGATGGAACATATCCGCATGCAAAAATAGGTACCTTAATGATGCCAAAGGGGAGTATCGGATATATCAAAACAATGGGGGATTTTCTTCAAGTTATTCGTGTTTATGAAGTCCATTTTTTTGGAAGCGATATGGAAGTTGAAATAGTTGGGTGTCGTGAACATGAACTAGAATCTATGGAAGATGACTATGTCGATGAAGAGACTTTGGAGCGAGAAGCATTTGAAGCGCATCGAAAGAAAATGGCTAAATTAAGAGAAGAGAAATAG
- a CDS encoding 2Fe-2S iron-sulfur cluster-binding protein: MAKVIFIGFDSDKDGLYHAPKGEPIVRLAKDNGIPINFECQDGDCASCLIKYENIEDEEPTNYIEDKELEKLVELGVLKTKDAEHCQQFTISPKVRLACQTLVKGDVIIKPFLQ; encoded by the coding sequence ATGGCAAAGGTAATTTTCATTGGATTTGATTCGGATAAAGATGGATTATATCATGCACCTAAGGGTGAACCAATCGTAAGATTGGCAAAAGATAACGGAATCCCGATTAACTTTGAATGTCAAGACGGTGACTGTGCTAGTTGTTTAATCAAGTATGAAAATATAGAGGATGAAGAACCGACAAACTATATTGAAGATAAAGAGCTAGAAAAGTTAGTAGAACTAGGTGTCTTAAAAACTAAAGATGCTGAACATTGTCAACAGTTTACAATTAGCCCTAAAGTGAGACTTGCATGTCAAACACTTGTAAAGGGTGATGTAATCATAAAACCATTTTTACAATAG
- a CDS encoding 2Fe-2S iron-sulfur cluster-binding protein — MTTRVEIINDFLAINVKEGSTIQDIVEASGSALPFGCRDGECGTCIVEVESGMEFLSDKTDKEVKVLKEICSGTCTPNSRLSCQMKISKPNGLVRLKY, encoded by the coding sequence ATGACAACAAGAGTAGAGATCATTAATGATTTTTTAGCAATTAACGTAAAAGAGGGAAGTACTATTCAAGATATCGTTGAAGCTAGTGGTAGTGCACTTCCATTTGGATGCCGTGACGGTGAATGTGGTACATGTATCGTTGAAGTTGAATCTGGAATGGAATTTCTTTCTGATAAAACAGATAAAGAGGTAAAAGTACTTAAAGAGATCTGTTCAGGTACTTGTACACCAAACTCTCGTTTATCATGTCAAATGAAAATCTCTAAGCCAAACGGTTTAGTAAGATTAAAATACTAA
- a CDS encoding RNA polymerase factor sigma-54, translated as MSASLGFQAKQKQTLQLSLRLWLPLLQAPLQDLETVFKEHSFDNPFLEYNSSFESNYSSSGLIEEINTYKESFYDKVANQIDAPLFPTPNSQKVAMEILDNIDSDGYFDGDIDVLAKKCNTTKEFAESIRQRFAYIDPCGVGAKDMIECFLFQLSQLNIENDLSELIEKMVKNLKSIDKYHKHHHFEEATHIIKKFKSPPAIDYQEDNEYIVPDFFVDVDEDISVKINHSYYPDIVIKDPFKSKNDELKYKLKEARDLVNLLELRKSTLYKLVLIIVERQMGFFIGSELKPMTMAQVAQEIGFEESTISRAVSNKYIKCERGIFSLKSFFTNAVSKNLSSSEVKHFIENLVENESHETPLTDQDIVDMVMQRYNMNMVRRTITKYRKQLEIPSSKERKKIYKVRD; from the coding sequence ATGTCAGCATCATTAGGCTTTCAAGCAAAACAAAAACAAACTTTACAATTGTCACTAAGATTATGGCTGCCGCTTTTACAGGCACCTCTGCAAGACCTAGAAACTGTATTTAAAGAGCATAGTTTCGATAACCCATTTTTGGAATACAACTCATCTTTTGAATCAAATTATTCAAGCAGTGGTTTGATTGAAGAGATAAATACCTACAAAGAATCGTTTTACGATAAGGTGGCTAACCAGATCGATGCACCTCTGTTTCCGACGCCAAACTCGCAAAAGGTTGCAATGGAGATCTTAGACAACATCGACAGTGACGGCTATTTTGACGGAGATATAGATGTTTTAGCTAAAAAATGCAATACAACAAAAGAGTTCGCCGAAAGTATACGCCAACGTTTTGCATATATAGACCCGTGTGGAGTGGGTGCTAAAGATATGATCGAGTGTTTCTTGTTTCAACTTTCTCAACTAAATATTGAGAATGATTTGAGTGAGTTGATCGAGAAGATGGTCAAAAATCTTAAAAGTATTGACAAGTACCATAAACATCACCATTTTGAAGAGGCAACTCATATCATAAAAAAATTCAAATCACCTCCTGCAATTGATTATCAAGAGGATAACGAATATATCGTTCCCGATTTTTTTGTAGATGTAGATGAAGATATATCTGTAAAAATAAACCATAGTTATTATCCAGACATCGTGATCAAGGACCCGTTTAAGAGTAAAAATGATGAGTTAAAATATAAGTTAAAAGAAGCGCGTGATCTTGTGAATCTTCTAGAACTTAGAAAATCGACACTTTATAAACTTGTGCTTATTATAGTTGAGAGACAAATGGGCTTTTTTATCGGGAGTGAACTTAAACCTATGACAATGGCACAAGTGGCACAGGAGATAGGTTTTGAAGAATCAACGATCTCTAGAGCGGTATCAAATAAATATATAAAATGTGAACGCGGTATATTCTCTCTAAAATCATTTTTTACAAATGCAGTTTCTAAAAACCTCTCTTCATCGGAAGTGAAACATTTCATTGAAAACCTGGTAGAGAATGAATCTCACGAGACACCGCTGACTGACCAGGATATCGTAGATATGGTGATGCAGCGTTACAATATGAATATGGTTAGACGTACGATCACAAAGTACAGAAAACAGCTTGAAATCCCTTCATCTAAAGAGCGTAAAAAGATCTATAAAGTTAGAGACTAG
- the ald gene encoding alanine dehydrogenase gives MKIGIPKEIKKDEYRVSVTPHGVAELLELGVEVYLETLAGEGSGFSDQEYLDAGAVVLKNASEVFTLADIIIKVKEPIESEYSLFKEKQTLFTYLHLAADEKLTHFLLEKKIRAFSYETLLLNGKLPLLEPMSEVAGKMAALMGAVHLGKYQGGLGLLAGGVVGTQKAKVMVLGGGVAGTCAAEVAAGLGADVTIYDINLDRLHYLDAVLPVNVATMYSSKAAISELLPNADIVIGTVLIPGAKAPKLITKDMLGMMKQGSVLVDVSIDQGGCFETSKPTTHTAPTFIEEGIVHYCVANMPGAYPRTSTFALTNATLPYVKALAKYGAEKICDELDVMVSALNTYDGVLYNKAVGEAHAIEYKVKG, from the coding sequence ATGAAAATAGGTATACCAAAAGAGATCAAAAAAGATGAGTACAGAGTAAGTGTAACACCTCATGGTGTAGCAGAATTACTTGAACTTGGAGTTGAAGTTTATCTGGAAACTTTAGCCGGAGAGGGGAGCGGTTTTAGCGATCAGGAGTATCTGGATGCAGGTGCTGTTGTTTTAAAAAATGCTTCGGAGGTGTTTACCCTTGCTGATATTATCATCAAAGTTAAAGAGCCTATAGAATCGGAGTATTCGCTTTTTAAAGAGAAGCAGACACTTTTTACATATCTTCATCTTGCAGCTGATGAGAAACTTACCCATTTTTTACTTGAGAAAAAGATCCGGGCATTTTCTTATGAAACTTTATTACTAAATGGAAAACTCCCTTTACTTGAGCCCATGAGCGAAGTAGCCGGAAAAATGGCTGCTTTAATGGGAGCTGTACATCTTGGAAAATACCAAGGCGGTTTAGGATTACTTGCAGGAGGTGTTGTTGGGACACAAAAAGCAAAAGTTATGGTTTTAGGAGGTGGCGTTGCCGGAACTTGTGCAGCAGAAGTTGCCGCAGGTCTTGGTGCAGATGTAACGATCTACGACATAAATCTTGATCGTCTACACTATCTTGATGCCGTACTTCCTGTAAACGTTGCAACAATGTACTCTTCAAAAGCTGCTATTTCAGAACTTTTACCGAATGCAGACATAGTGATCGGAACTGTTCTTATCCCGGGGGCAAAAGCACCAAAGCTGATCACAAAAGATATGCTTGGAATGATGAAGCAAGGGAGTGTTTTAGTAGACGTCTCGATCGATCAGGGTGGTTGTTTTGAAACATCAAAACCTACAACCCATACTGCTCCAACCTTTATAGAAGAGGGGATTGTTCACTATTGTGTTGCAAATATGCCGGGAGCTTATCCACGTACATCAACCTTTGCTTTGACAAATGCAACACTGCCGTATGTAAAAGCGCTTGCGAAATACGGAGCTGAGAAAATTTGTGATGAATTAGATGTTATGGTAAGTGCACTTAACACTTATGACGGTGTTTTGTATAATAAAGCAGTTGGAGAAGCACACGCTATAGAGTATAAAGTAAAGGGGTAA